A stretch of the Lolium perenne isolate Kyuss_39 chromosome 3, Kyuss_2.0, whole genome shotgun sequence genome encodes the following:
- the LOC127342951 gene encoding small ribosomal subunit protein mL103 (rPPR7) has product MAAFFSASGRRLLSTAAAVSEYAVPIARIRNLARAGRLTDIDATVAPLISAHPKAVISALSVVGLPDQASAILSTIPSPTSELLNALLGPLLRRRRHGERVPGLLNAHSSAPRNAVTWSILAKSLCITKGADEAVYLLHGEEPPSLHLYTAIIDSYYKEKKPHRAEELWRDMVDKHGIKPDAAAYNVRITYKSTAGTVEEVKELIRAMHEEAGIQPDAVSYNGLIRVLGRHKRVDEALEVYMSFQEKVGAEGNTEAKSTPDCSTYTAMARALCNAERWSEAEDVFYEGVKRRKVVELGTVRKLVVGLNKAGKGRAARRVVVGLRKKFPDHFNGPWQELEKDAGLTPGASNEEEDAEEDKQQLAKTAATA; this is encoded by the coding sequence ATGGCCGCCTTCTTCtctgcctccggccgccgcctgctctccaccgccgccgctgtcTCTGAATACGCTGTCCCGATAGCCCGCATCCGCAACCTTGCTCGCGCCGGCCGTCTCACCGACATCGACGCCACCGTCGCGCCGCTCATATCGGCGCACCCCAAAGCTGTAATCTCCGCCCTGTCCGTGGTCGGTCTCCCCGACCAGGCCTCCGCCATCCTCTCCACCATCCCGTCGCCCACCTCCGAGCTCCTCAACGCTCTCCTGGGCccactcctccgccgccgccgccacggcgAGCGCGTACCCGGTCTACTGAACGCGCACTCCTCCGCGCCGCGCAACGCCGTCACCTGGTCCATCCTCGCCAAATCACTCTGCATCACCAAAGGCGCCGACGAAGCGGTGTACCTCCTCCACGGGGAGGAGCCGCCCTCCCTCCACCTTTACACGGCCATCATCGACTCCTACTACAAGGAGAAGAAGCCCCACCGCGCCGAAGAGCTGTGGCGCGACATGGTCGACAAGCACGGCATCAAGCCCGATGCCGCCGCCTACAACGTCAGGATCACCTACAAGTCCACAGCCGGCACGGTTGAGGAGGTTAAGGAGCTGATCCGGGCCATGCACGAGGAGGCAGGGATCCAGCCAGACGCTGTCTCCTACAACGGCCTGATCCGGGTGCTGGGGCGGCACAAAAGGGTGGACGAGGCCCTGGAGGTATACATGAGCTTTCAGGAGAAGGTGGGAGCAGAGGGGAATACTGAGGCCAAGTCGACGCCGGATTGCTCGACTTACACTGCCATGGCCCGTGCACTTTGCAACGCGGAGAGGTGGTCAGAAGCGGAAGATGTGTTCTATGAGGGGGTGAAGCGCCGGAAGGTGGTGGAACTGGGCACGGTGCGGAAGCTGGTGGTCGGTCTCAATAAGGCTGGCAAGGGGCGGGCAGCAAGGCGTGTGGTGGTTGGGCTGCGCAAGAAGTTCCCTGACCACTTCAATGGTCCATGGCAGGAGCTTGAGAAGGATGCCGGCCTCACGCCGGGTGCCAGCAACGAAGAGGAGGACGCAGAAGAGGACAAGCAGCAGCTAGCAAAGACGGCGGCCACCGCGTGA